The following coding sequences lie in one Rutidosis leptorrhynchoides isolate AG116_Rl617_1_P2 chromosome 6, CSIRO_AGI_Rlap_v1, whole genome shotgun sequence genomic window:
- the LOC139851787 gene encoding uncharacterized protein isoform X3, producing MRTYQTARGSGMKLEYQVMDAGSKLINVSSSSSSTPDILNVLLEIEKVLISVQQSSEAMIKALNPINQALIANGLMRHPDMNVNISVVCCICEIIRIMAPDAPYDHQHMKEFFEALVTSFEKQSLTCGGYYGKMTRALGIFSKSRLPVMMLDLQLEELVCRLFKQFLIFANFNNTSTVLKMEKIMTMIIEESGEALALEALIITTLEKVNKIASPICLQLGEKVLKNCAAKLSPHLQNMEQDEAKETIPCTSDTSKLMNDKIDTVKLKSLEENNNMEQTLSDCQDLTRDKVIHSDDEKNDVSLTSNCVKEVNGKPKRNDQQSCRATKKMRTKQTKGSGIKLVMDAGNKLINVSSSTPDILNVLSEVEKVLSRVQQSSKAMIKALHPIIQALIAEPLLRHPDMNVNISVVCCICEIIRFMAPDAPPYDHQHMKEFFEALVTSIEKQSSTCGGYYGRMTRVLLIFSKSRLPVMMLDLQLEELVGRLFKQFLTFDDFNDSYTVLKMEKIMTMIIEESEKALELEALIITTLEKIASPSCWRLGKKVLKKCAAKLRPHLPDMAQDVSIAFEAKETIPCTSDTSKLMNDKIDTVKLESPEENVNVEPTLSNCQDLTRDTVIHSDDEKNGVAFSNCVTGVNGKRKRNDQQQKVPKKVLYSMAIVHGYKIKKSNAPILEAIFKKHGDIASNCVVKASCVRESVLDIVCEVVKRIQTNDFATIISDMEDIEMQMLDAEAINMNVVWLRTHLEAFHKKNASQRQSTLLVEMKANTRLVKRAAKMDLEETRIELATAQEKFKKAERCVEVLDLVETKLNDKFLESEGEKDLWLKDSVL from the exons ATGCGAACTTATCAGACAGCAAGGGGTTCAGGGATGAAGCTAGAATATCAGGTGATGGACGCCGGGAGTAAGCTGATtaatgtttcttcttcttcttcttcaactccTGACATTCTCAACgttcttttg GAAATAGAGAAAGTTCTAATTAGTGTGCAACAATCATCCGAAGCGATGATTAAAGCACTGAATCCAATCAATCAGGCATTGATTGCTAATGGACTGATGAGACATCCTGACATGAATgtgaatatttcagtcgtatgttgcATCTGCGAGATTATAAGAATTATGGCCCCTGATGCACCGTACGACCATCAACATATGAAG GAGTTTTTTGAAGCTCTAGTGACGTCCTTTGAGAAACAATCTTTAACATGTGGTGGATACTACGGAAAAATGACAAGAGCTCTTGGAATATTTAGCAAATCGAGATTGCCGGTAATGATGTTGGACTTACAATTGGAGGAACTAGTATGTCGTCTTTTTAAGCAATTTTTAATATTTGCCAA CTTCAATAACACGTCTACCGTACTCAAAATGGAGAAAATAATGACCATGATCATAGAGGAAAGTGGGGAAGCGCTTGCTCTTGAAGCTCTAATTATTACCACTCTGGAAAAGGTTAATAAG ATTGCTTCACCTATTTGTTTGCAATTAGGGGAGAAAGTTCTCAAGAACTGTGCTGCTAAACTTAGTCCACATCTTCAAAATATGGAACAAGAT GAGGCGAAAGAAACTATTCCTTGTACAAGTGATACAAGTAAGTTGATGAACGATAAAATTGATACAGTTAAACTGAAGTCTCTAGAGGAGAACAATAATATGGAGCAGACACTAAGCGATTGTCAAGATTTAACAAGAGATAAAGTTATTCACTCGGATGATGAAAAGAATGATGTTTCACTCACCTCAAATTGTGTAAAAGAAGTGAATGGAAAACCCAAGAGAAATGACCAACAG AGTTGTCGTGCAACAAAAAAAATGCGGACTAAGCAGACTAAGGGTTCAGGGATCAAGCTGGTGATGGACGCCGGGAATAAGCTGATTAATGTTTCTTCTTCAACTCCTGACATTCTCAACGTTCTTtcg GAAGTAGAGAAAGTTCTAAGTAGGGTGCAACAATCATCCAAAGCGATGATTAAAGCACTGCATCCAATCATTCAGGCATTGATTGCTGAACCACTGCTGAGACATCCTGACATGAATGtcaatatttcagtcgtatgttgcATCTGCGAGATTATAAGATTTATGGCCCCTGATGCCCCCCCGTACGACCATCAACATATGAAG GAGTTTTTTGAAGCGCTAGTGACGTCCATTGAGAAACAATCTTCAACATGTGGTGGATACTACGGTCGAATGACTAGAGTTCTTTTAATATTTAGCAAATCGAGATTGCCGGTAATGATGTTGGACTTACAATTGGAGGAACTAGTAGGTCGTCTTTTCAAGCAATTTTTAACTTTTGACGA CTTCAATGACTCGTATACTGTACTGAAAATGGAGAAAATAATGACAATGATCATCGAGGAAAGTGAGAAAGCGCTTGAACTTGAAGCTCTAATTATTACCACTCTGGAAAAG ATTGCTTCACCTAGTTGTTGGCGATTAGGGAAGAAAGTTCTCAAGAAATGTGCTGCTAAACTTAGACCACATCTCCCGGATATGGCACAAGACGTGAGCattgctttt GAGGCGAAAGAAACTATTCCTTGTACAAGTGATACAAGTAAGTTGATGAACGATAAAATTGATACAGTTAAACTAGAGTCTCCAGAGGAGAACGTTAATGTGGAGCCCACACTAAGCAATTGTCAAGATTTAACAAGAGATACAGTTATTCACTCGGATGATGAAAAGAATGGTGTTGCATTCTCAAATTGTGTAACAGGAGTGAATGGTAAACGCAAGAGAAATGACCAACAG CAAAAAGTGCCCAAAAAGGTTTTATACAGCATGGCAATTGTCCATGGCTACAAAATCAAGAAAAGTAATGCACCAATTCTTGAAGCTATTTTCAAGAAACACGGTGACATCGCATCTAATTGTGTAGTCAAAGCCTCTTGTGTGAGAGAATCGGTCCTTGATATTGTTTGTGAAGTCGTCAAACGAATCCAAACCAATGATTTTGCAACAATCATTTCTGATATGGAAGATATAGAGATGCAAATGTTAGATGCAGAGGCAATTAACATGAATGTTGTCTGGCTTCGAACTCACCTTGAAGCGTTTCACAAAAAGAACGCCTCACAGAGACAGTCAACTTTACTTGTAGAAATGAAGGCAAACACTCGTTTGGTTAAGAGAGCTGCAAAAATGGATCTTGAAGAGACACGTATAGAGCTTGCGACTGCACAAGAAAAATTTAAAAAGGCTGAAAGGTGTGTGGAAGTACTTGATC
- the LOC139851787 gene encoding uncharacterized protein isoform X5 — MRTYQTARGSGMKLEYQVMDAGSKLINVSSSSSSTPDILNVLLEIEKVLISVQQSSEAMIKALNPINQALIANGLMRHPDMNVNISVVCCICEIIRIMAPDAPYDHQHMKEFFEALVTSFEKQSLTCGGYYGKMTRALGIFSKSRLPVMMLDLQLEELVCRLFKQFLIFANFNNTSTVLKMEKIMTMIIEESGEALALEALIITTLEKVNKIASPICLQLGEKVLKNCAAKLSPHLQNMEQDEAKETIPCTSDTSKLMNDKIDTVKLKSLEENNNMEQTLSDCQDLTRDKVIHSDDEKNDVSLTSNCVKEVNGKPKRNDQQSCRATKKMRTKQTKGSGIKLVMDAGNKLINVSSSTPDILNVLSEVEKVLSRVQQSSKAMIKALHPIIQALIAEPLLRHPDMNVNISVVCCICEIIRFMAPDAPPYDHQHMKEFFEALVTSIEKQSSTCGGYYGRMTRVLLIFSKSRLPVMMLDLQLEELVGRLFKQFLTFDDFNDSYTVLKMEKIMTMIIEESEKALELEALIITTLEKIASPSCWRLGKKVLKKCAAKLRPHLPDMAQDEAKETIPCTSDTSKLMNDKIDTVKLESPEENVNVEPTLSNCQDLTRDTVIHSDDEKNGVAFSNCVTGVNGKRKRNDQQQKVPKKVLYSMAIVHGYKIKKSNAPILEAIFKKHGDIASNCVVKASCVRESVLDIVCEVVKRIQTNDFATIISDMEDIEMQMLDAEAINMNVVWLRTHLEAFHKKNASQRQSTLLVEMKANTRLVKRAAKMDLEETRIELATAQEKFKKAERCVEVLDLVETKLNDKFLESEGEKDLWLKDSVL, encoded by the exons ATGCGAACTTATCAGACAGCAAGGGGTTCAGGGATGAAGCTAGAATATCAGGTGATGGACGCCGGGAGTAAGCTGATtaatgtttcttcttcttcttcttcaactccTGACATTCTCAACgttcttttg GAAATAGAGAAAGTTCTAATTAGTGTGCAACAATCATCCGAAGCGATGATTAAAGCACTGAATCCAATCAATCAGGCATTGATTGCTAATGGACTGATGAGACATCCTGACATGAATgtgaatatttcagtcgtatgttgcATCTGCGAGATTATAAGAATTATGGCCCCTGATGCACCGTACGACCATCAACATATGAAG GAGTTTTTTGAAGCTCTAGTGACGTCCTTTGAGAAACAATCTTTAACATGTGGTGGATACTACGGAAAAATGACAAGAGCTCTTGGAATATTTAGCAAATCGAGATTGCCGGTAATGATGTTGGACTTACAATTGGAGGAACTAGTATGTCGTCTTTTTAAGCAATTTTTAATATTTGCCAA CTTCAATAACACGTCTACCGTACTCAAAATGGAGAAAATAATGACCATGATCATAGAGGAAAGTGGGGAAGCGCTTGCTCTTGAAGCTCTAATTATTACCACTCTGGAAAAGGTTAATAAG ATTGCTTCACCTATTTGTTTGCAATTAGGGGAGAAAGTTCTCAAGAACTGTGCTGCTAAACTTAGTCCACATCTTCAAAATATGGAACAAGAT GAGGCGAAAGAAACTATTCCTTGTACAAGTGATACAAGTAAGTTGATGAACGATAAAATTGATACAGTTAAACTGAAGTCTCTAGAGGAGAACAATAATATGGAGCAGACACTAAGCGATTGTCAAGATTTAACAAGAGATAAAGTTATTCACTCGGATGATGAAAAGAATGATGTTTCACTCACCTCAAATTGTGTAAAAGAAGTGAATGGAAAACCCAAGAGAAATGACCAACAG AGTTGTCGTGCAACAAAAAAAATGCGGACTAAGCAGACTAAGGGTTCAGGGATCAAGCTGGTGATGGACGCCGGGAATAAGCTGATTAATGTTTCTTCTTCAACTCCTGACATTCTCAACGTTCTTtcg GAAGTAGAGAAAGTTCTAAGTAGGGTGCAACAATCATCCAAAGCGATGATTAAAGCACTGCATCCAATCATTCAGGCATTGATTGCTGAACCACTGCTGAGACATCCTGACATGAATGtcaatatttcagtcgtatgttgcATCTGCGAGATTATAAGATTTATGGCCCCTGATGCCCCCCCGTACGACCATCAACATATGAAG GAGTTTTTTGAAGCGCTAGTGACGTCCATTGAGAAACAATCTTCAACATGTGGTGGATACTACGGTCGAATGACTAGAGTTCTTTTAATATTTAGCAAATCGAGATTGCCGGTAATGATGTTGGACTTACAATTGGAGGAACTAGTAGGTCGTCTTTTCAAGCAATTTTTAACTTTTGACGA CTTCAATGACTCGTATACTGTACTGAAAATGGAGAAAATAATGACAATGATCATCGAGGAAAGTGAGAAAGCGCTTGAACTTGAAGCTCTAATTATTACCACTCTGGAAAAG ATTGCTTCACCTAGTTGTTGGCGATTAGGGAAGAAAGTTCTCAAGAAATGTGCTGCTAAACTTAGACCACATCTCCCGGATATGGCACAAGAC GAGGCGAAAGAAACTATTCCTTGTACAAGTGATACAAGTAAGTTGATGAACGATAAAATTGATACAGTTAAACTAGAGTCTCCAGAGGAGAACGTTAATGTGGAGCCCACACTAAGCAATTGTCAAGATTTAACAAGAGATACAGTTATTCACTCGGATGATGAAAAGAATGGTGTTGCATTCTCAAATTGTGTAACAGGAGTGAATGGTAAACGCAAGAGAAATGACCAACAG CAAAAAGTGCCCAAAAAGGTTTTATACAGCATGGCAATTGTCCATGGCTACAAAATCAAGAAAAGTAATGCACCAATTCTTGAAGCTATTTTCAAGAAACACGGTGACATCGCATCTAATTGTGTAGTCAAAGCCTCTTGTGTGAGAGAATCGGTCCTTGATATTGTTTGTGAAGTCGTCAAACGAATCCAAACCAATGATTTTGCAACAATCATTTCTGATATGGAAGATATAGAGATGCAAATGTTAGATGCAGAGGCAATTAACATGAATGTTGTCTGGCTTCGAACTCACCTTGAAGCGTTTCACAAAAAGAACGCCTCACAGAGACAGTCAACTTTACTTGTAGAAATGAAGGCAAACACTCGTTTGGTTAAGAGAGCTGCAAAAATGGATCTTGAAGAGACACGTATAGAGCTTGCGACTGCACAAGAAAAATTTAAAAAGGCTGAAAGGTGTGTGGAAGTACTTGATC
- the LOC139851787 gene encoding uncharacterized protein isoform X1: MRTYQTARGSGMKLEYQVMDAGSKLINVSSSSSSTPDILNVLLEIEKVLISVQQSSEAMIKALNPINQALIANGLMRHPDMNVNISVVCCICEIIRIMAPDAPYDHQHMKEFFEALVTSFEKQSLTCGGYYGKMTRALGIFSKSRLPVMMLDLQLEELVCRLFKQFLIFANFNNTSTVLKMEKIMTMIIEESGEALALEALIITTLEKVNKIASPICLQLGEKVLKNCAAKLSPHLQNMEQDEAKETIPCTSDTSKLMNDKIDTVKLKSLEENNNMEQTLSDCQDLTRDKVIHSDDEKNDVSLTSNCVKEVNGKPKRNDQQSCRATKKMRTKQTKGSGIKLVMDAGNKLINVSSSTPDILNVLSEVEKVLSRVQQSSKAMIKALHPIIQALIAEPLLRHPDMNVNISVVCCICEIIRFMAPDAPPYDHQHMKEFFEALVTSIEKQSSTCGGYYGRMTRVLLIFSKSRLPVMMLDLQLEELVGRLFKQFLTFDDFNDSYTVLKMEKIMTMIIEESEKALELEALIITTLEKVNKIASPSCWRLGKKVLKKCAAKLRPHLPDMAQDVSIAFEAKETIPCTSDTSKLMNDKIDTVKLESPEENVNVEPTLSNCQDLTRDTVIHSDDEKNGVAFSNCVTGVNGKRKRNDQQQKVPKKVLYSMAIVHGYKIKKSNAPILEAIFKKHGDIASNCVVKASCVRESVLDIVCEVVKRIQTNDFATIISDMEDIEMQMLDAEAINMNVVWLRTHLEAFHKKNASQRQSTLLVEMKANTRLVKRAAKMDLEETRIELATAQEKFKKAERCVEVLDLVETKLNDKFLESEGEKDLWLKDSVL, encoded by the exons ATGCGAACTTATCAGACAGCAAGGGGTTCAGGGATGAAGCTAGAATATCAGGTGATGGACGCCGGGAGTAAGCTGATtaatgtttcttcttcttcttcttcaactccTGACATTCTCAACgttcttttg GAAATAGAGAAAGTTCTAATTAGTGTGCAACAATCATCCGAAGCGATGATTAAAGCACTGAATCCAATCAATCAGGCATTGATTGCTAATGGACTGATGAGACATCCTGACATGAATgtgaatatttcagtcgtatgttgcATCTGCGAGATTATAAGAATTATGGCCCCTGATGCACCGTACGACCATCAACATATGAAG GAGTTTTTTGAAGCTCTAGTGACGTCCTTTGAGAAACAATCTTTAACATGTGGTGGATACTACGGAAAAATGACAAGAGCTCTTGGAATATTTAGCAAATCGAGATTGCCGGTAATGATGTTGGACTTACAATTGGAGGAACTAGTATGTCGTCTTTTTAAGCAATTTTTAATATTTGCCAA CTTCAATAACACGTCTACCGTACTCAAAATGGAGAAAATAATGACCATGATCATAGAGGAAAGTGGGGAAGCGCTTGCTCTTGAAGCTCTAATTATTACCACTCTGGAAAAGGTTAATAAG ATTGCTTCACCTATTTGTTTGCAATTAGGGGAGAAAGTTCTCAAGAACTGTGCTGCTAAACTTAGTCCACATCTTCAAAATATGGAACAAGAT GAGGCGAAAGAAACTATTCCTTGTACAAGTGATACAAGTAAGTTGATGAACGATAAAATTGATACAGTTAAACTGAAGTCTCTAGAGGAGAACAATAATATGGAGCAGACACTAAGCGATTGTCAAGATTTAACAAGAGATAAAGTTATTCACTCGGATGATGAAAAGAATGATGTTTCACTCACCTCAAATTGTGTAAAAGAAGTGAATGGAAAACCCAAGAGAAATGACCAACAG AGTTGTCGTGCAACAAAAAAAATGCGGACTAAGCAGACTAAGGGTTCAGGGATCAAGCTGGTGATGGACGCCGGGAATAAGCTGATTAATGTTTCTTCTTCAACTCCTGACATTCTCAACGTTCTTtcg GAAGTAGAGAAAGTTCTAAGTAGGGTGCAACAATCATCCAAAGCGATGATTAAAGCACTGCATCCAATCATTCAGGCATTGATTGCTGAACCACTGCTGAGACATCCTGACATGAATGtcaatatttcagtcgtatgttgcATCTGCGAGATTATAAGATTTATGGCCCCTGATGCCCCCCCGTACGACCATCAACATATGAAG GAGTTTTTTGAAGCGCTAGTGACGTCCATTGAGAAACAATCTTCAACATGTGGTGGATACTACGGTCGAATGACTAGAGTTCTTTTAATATTTAGCAAATCGAGATTGCCGGTAATGATGTTGGACTTACAATTGGAGGAACTAGTAGGTCGTCTTTTCAAGCAATTTTTAACTTTTGACGA CTTCAATGACTCGTATACTGTACTGAAAATGGAGAAAATAATGACAATGATCATCGAGGAAAGTGAGAAAGCGCTTGAACTTGAAGCTCTAATTATTACCACTCTGGAAAAGGTTAATAAG ATTGCTTCACCTAGTTGTTGGCGATTAGGGAAGAAAGTTCTCAAGAAATGTGCTGCTAAACTTAGACCACATCTCCCGGATATGGCACAAGACGTGAGCattgctttt GAGGCGAAAGAAACTATTCCTTGTACAAGTGATACAAGTAAGTTGATGAACGATAAAATTGATACAGTTAAACTAGAGTCTCCAGAGGAGAACGTTAATGTGGAGCCCACACTAAGCAATTGTCAAGATTTAACAAGAGATACAGTTATTCACTCGGATGATGAAAAGAATGGTGTTGCATTCTCAAATTGTGTAACAGGAGTGAATGGTAAACGCAAGAGAAATGACCAACAG CAAAAAGTGCCCAAAAAGGTTTTATACAGCATGGCAATTGTCCATGGCTACAAAATCAAGAAAAGTAATGCACCAATTCTTGAAGCTATTTTCAAGAAACACGGTGACATCGCATCTAATTGTGTAGTCAAAGCCTCTTGTGTGAGAGAATCGGTCCTTGATATTGTTTGTGAAGTCGTCAAACGAATCCAAACCAATGATTTTGCAACAATCATTTCTGATATGGAAGATATAGAGATGCAAATGTTAGATGCAGAGGCAATTAACATGAATGTTGTCTGGCTTCGAACTCACCTTGAAGCGTTTCACAAAAAGAACGCCTCACAGAGACAGTCAACTTTACTTGTAGAAATGAAGGCAAACACTCGTTTGGTTAAGAGAGCTGCAAAAATGGATCTTGAAGAGACACGTATAGAGCTTGCGACTGCACAAGAAAAATTTAAAAAGGCTGAAAGGTGTGTGGAAGTACTTGATC
- the LOC139851787 gene encoding uncharacterized protein isoform X4 → MRTYQTARGSGMKLEYQVMDAGSKLINVSSSSSSTPDILNVLLEIEKVLISVQQSSEAMIKALNPINQALIANGLMRHPDMNVNISVVCCICEIIRIMAPDAPYDHQHMKEFFEALVTSFEKQSLTCGGYYGKMTRALGIFSKSRLPVMMLDLQLEELVCRLFKQFLIFANFNNTSTVLKMEKIMTMIIEESGEALALEALIITTLEKVNKIASPICLQLGEKVLKNCAAKLSPHLQNMEQDEAKETIPCTSDTSKLMNDKIDTVKLKSLEENNNMEQTLSDCQDLTRDKVIHSDDEKNDVSLTSNCVKEVNGKPKRNDQQSCRATKKMRTKQTKGSGIKLVMDAGNKLINVSSSTPDILNVLSEVEKVLSRVQQSSKAMIKALHPIIQALIAEPLLRHPDMNVNISVVCCICEIIRFMAPDAPPYDHQHMKEFFEALVTSIEKQSSTCGGYYGRMTRVLLIFSKSRLPVMMLDLQLEELVGRLFKQFLTFDDFNDSYTVLKMEKIMTMIIEESEKALELEALIITTLEKVNKIASPSCWRLGKKVLKKCAAKLRPHLPDMAQDEAKETIPCTSDTSKLMNDKIDTVKLESPEENVNVEPTLSNCQDLTRDTVIHSDDEKNGVAFSNCVTGVNGKRKRNDQQQKVPKKVLYSMAIVHGYKIKKSNAPILEAIFKKHGDIASNCVVKASCVRESVLDIVCEVVKRIQTNDFATIISDMEDIEMQMLDAEAINMNVVWLRTHLEAFHKKNASQRQSTLLVEMKANTRLVKRAAKMDLEETRIELATAQEKFKKAERCVEVLDLVETKLNDKFLESEGEKDLWLKDSVL, encoded by the exons ATGCGAACTTATCAGACAGCAAGGGGTTCAGGGATGAAGCTAGAATATCAGGTGATGGACGCCGGGAGTAAGCTGATtaatgtttcttcttcttcttcttcaactccTGACATTCTCAACgttcttttg GAAATAGAGAAAGTTCTAATTAGTGTGCAACAATCATCCGAAGCGATGATTAAAGCACTGAATCCAATCAATCAGGCATTGATTGCTAATGGACTGATGAGACATCCTGACATGAATgtgaatatttcagtcgtatgttgcATCTGCGAGATTATAAGAATTATGGCCCCTGATGCACCGTACGACCATCAACATATGAAG GAGTTTTTTGAAGCTCTAGTGACGTCCTTTGAGAAACAATCTTTAACATGTGGTGGATACTACGGAAAAATGACAAGAGCTCTTGGAATATTTAGCAAATCGAGATTGCCGGTAATGATGTTGGACTTACAATTGGAGGAACTAGTATGTCGTCTTTTTAAGCAATTTTTAATATTTGCCAA CTTCAATAACACGTCTACCGTACTCAAAATGGAGAAAATAATGACCATGATCATAGAGGAAAGTGGGGAAGCGCTTGCTCTTGAAGCTCTAATTATTACCACTCTGGAAAAGGTTAATAAG ATTGCTTCACCTATTTGTTTGCAATTAGGGGAGAAAGTTCTCAAGAACTGTGCTGCTAAACTTAGTCCACATCTTCAAAATATGGAACAAGAT GAGGCGAAAGAAACTATTCCTTGTACAAGTGATACAAGTAAGTTGATGAACGATAAAATTGATACAGTTAAACTGAAGTCTCTAGAGGAGAACAATAATATGGAGCAGACACTAAGCGATTGTCAAGATTTAACAAGAGATAAAGTTATTCACTCGGATGATGAAAAGAATGATGTTTCACTCACCTCAAATTGTGTAAAAGAAGTGAATGGAAAACCCAAGAGAAATGACCAACAG AGTTGTCGTGCAACAAAAAAAATGCGGACTAAGCAGACTAAGGGTTCAGGGATCAAGCTGGTGATGGACGCCGGGAATAAGCTGATTAATGTTTCTTCTTCAACTCCTGACATTCTCAACGTTCTTtcg GAAGTAGAGAAAGTTCTAAGTAGGGTGCAACAATCATCCAAAGCGATGATTAAAGCACTGCATCCAATCATTCAGGCATTGATTGCTGAACCACTGCTGAGACATCCTGACATGAATGtcaatatttcagtcgtatgttgcATCTGCGAGATTATAAGATTTATGGCCCCTGATGCCCCCCCGTACGACCATCAACATATGAAG GAGTTTTTTGAAGCGCTAGTGACGTCCATTGAGAAACAATCTTCAACATGTGGTGGATACTACGGTCGAATGACTAGAGTTCTTTTAATATTTAGCAAATCGAGATTGCCGGTAATGATGTTGGACTTACAATTGGAGGAACTAGTAGGTCGTCTTTTCAAGCAATTTTTAACTTTTGACGA CTTCAATGACTCGTATACTGTACTGAAAATGGAGAAAATAATGACAATGATCATCGAGGAAAGTGAGAAAGCGCTTGAACTTGAAGCTCTAATTATTACCACTCTGGAAAAGGTTAATAAG ATTGCTTCACCTAGTTGTTGGCGATTAGGGAAGAAAGTTCTCAAGAAATGTGCTGCTAAACTTAGACCACATCTCCCGGATATGGCACAAGAC GAGGCGAAAGAAACTATTCCTTGTACAAGTGATACAAGTAAGTTGATGAACGATAAAATTGATACAGTTAAACTAGAGTCTCCAGAGGAGAACGTTAATGTGGAGCCCACACTAAGCAATTGTCAAGATTTAACAAGAGATACAGTTATTCACTCGGATGATGAAAAGAATGGTGTTGCATTCTCAAATTGTGTAACAGGAGTGAATGGTAAACGCAAGAGAAATGACCAACAG CAAAAAGTGCCCAAAAAGGTTTTATACAGCATGGCAATTGTCCATGGCTACAAAATCAAGAAAAGTAATGCACCAATTCTTGAAGCTATTTTCAAGAAACACGGTGACATCGCATCTAATTGTGTAGTCAAAGCCTCTTGTGTGAGAGAATCGGTCCTTGATATTGTTTGTGAAGTCGTCAAACGAATCCAAACCAATGATTTTGCAACAATCATTTCTGATATGGAAGATATAGAGATGCAAATGTTAGATGCAGAGGCAATTAACATGAATGTTGTCTGGCTTCGAACTCACCTTGAAGCGTTTCACAAAAAGAACGCCTCACAGAGACAGTCAACTTTACTTGTAGAAATGAAGGCAAACACTCGTTTGGTTAAGAGAGCTGCAAAAATGGATCTTGAAGAGACACGTATAGAGCTTGCGACTGCACAAGAAAAATTTAAAAAGGCTGAAAGGTGTGTGGAAGTACTTGATC